TATGCCAATCGACAAGAACCTGCTGGCTGTGCTGCTGCCTGCTGCTGCAGCCTTTGCGGGAGAGATGCTGCCGCTGCAGAACGGGAACCAGTGGACGTACACGGACCTTCAATCCGGCCACAGTTTCACCGTGCGCGTGGGCACGCCGCTGGCGGCCAATGACAACGTGTATTACCGGCTGAATGGTTACGTGGACCGGGGGTTGTGGGTCCGTCCCCTCAGGGATGGAACCCTGGTCTATCTGGACGAAGAGGCGGGCGCCGAGCGGGTGCTGACGTCGTTCGAGGACGCTGGCAGCGGCTGGGCTGCCGCCCCATTCCGTCCGTGCGAGCAGGAAAGCCGGCTGGCTGGCCCGCCCGCGCCGTATCAGGGCTCGGCAGGATGGTTTTCTGCGGCGCAGAAGCTGGAGTACCGCTCCACGGGCTGCGCCGATGCCGGAACCGGGGCCGAGGTATTTGCGCCAGGGATCGGCATGCTGCAGCGGACTGTCACGACCATCGCTGGACCGCGCGTCTATGAGCTCGTCTCCGCGCGCGTCGGCAAGTTTCTTTTCGAGGCCGGTCCCTCGACATTCTTCAGCGCCTCGCTGGCGGAGACTCCGTCTGGCGGGCTGTCAGCGTCGCTGCGCCTGGTTCCGGGAACGGGCGAGCCTGTCGATCTTTTTTACGCCGACTGGCAGGAATACGACGCCGTCCTCTGGGATGAATCCGGCCGGCCTGTTTACCGCTGGTCGGACGGCAAAGCCTTCGCGCAGGCGACGCGGATCAGGACCGTTTCCGGGGAACTCCGTCATGAGGTCCCCCTCGAGCTGCGCGAGCCGCTGCCCGACGGCCGCTATGTGCTGGAAGCGTGGCTGACGACAGGACCTGACCGGCGCGGGTATGCCGCGATGGCGCCGTTCCGGATCGAGGGAGGCAGGCTCAGCCGGTAGCCGGAGCCGGGACGGACTTCCGGGATCCGGCTGGCCCATCCGGGACACGGGGAGCCCGCTACTTTTCGACCCGGAACCGCCCGCGCGCTTCGGCTGTCTTGCCGCCCACTTTATCGACAACGGTTACGGCGAGCTGATAATCGCCGGGCTGGACGCCCTCGCTGACGCTGAGCGTCAGCATGCCGTTCAGCAGGCGGCGGGGGTAGAAGGGCTCGCCTTCATCGCTGGCGGCTTCCTCCTGGGTAAAGAGCACGTCTCCCTGCGTGTTCAGGACCTCCAGTCCGTAGCTGACGGAAAACCGGTTGTTCCCGCCGAGCGTGAAGCCCGCCACCTGGAACCGCGCGATCAGAGTCTCGCCGGGGCGGTAGACGGCGTCGGGCATGGGTTCGCGATCCGCTTCGTCGCGGTAGAAGCCGAGGTTGAGGACGGTCAGCCCGTCCACCTTTGGCAATGGCCTGCCGCCGACGCGGAAGGGGACGTCGTGTTCGGCGCTTGTCTGCGCCAGTTCATCGGCCACCCGGATCCTGATCCGGTAGCCGCCCGGAGGCAGCTGTCCGGGCAGCGCCATGGTGTACTGGACGCGCGGCAGCCAGTTCCTGTCCTCGTAGCTCAGCTCTTCCTGGATGGCGCCGCCCGCCGCCGGCTCCAGAAGCCGCCCCTCGGGATCCGTGGCGTAGAGAGACCAGCGGAGATCGACCCGGTCCTTGACGACGCGGAACCCGGCGATCCGGAAGCTGAGATAGAGGAGCTCGCCGGAGTGGTATTCGTAGTTGGCGCTGATCGGCGGGCCGTCCTCCTGCCGGTAATGCAGGGTGACTCCGGTGATGGCGAGCTTCGAAGGCGCCGGCTGTCCGGCGGAGAGCACCGCCGGCAGCAGCATCAACCCGATCCAGCCCACGCCTCTATTGTGCGCCTTTATTGCGCGGGAGGCATCTGCGGCTCCACCGCCGGACGGGCTTCGGGCGCCTCGACGCGGTAGGGCAGGCTGACCAGGGCGGTCTGTTCATGTTCCACGTCGCCGCCGCTGGAGACGCGCAGCTTGTAATCACCCGGCGGCACGTCAAACAGCATCACTCCGGTCTCCGTCTGCGTGCTGCGGACGCGGCGCAGCAACCCGAGCCACTGGGGAACGCCCTCGGCCTTGTCGAGCTCGAGCGTCTCCCGGCCATCTTTGTCGATCACGGCGAGCAGGGGCGCGGTGAGGTCCTCGGGACCGTTGTTCGTGATGCTGACAGTGACCAGCAGAAAACGGTGTTCGGGCTTGCGCGGGCCCATGTTCGTCTGCAACTCGTCCCGCCATTCCGTCTGGTAGACCGTGTAGCTGAGATCTCCGACGATGACGGGAGTTCCCATGGGGTGCACCGTGCCTGATTTGCGCGGCCCGCAAGCCGCAGAGCTGAGAACCACCGCTACTGTCGCCGCGATTCCGATGACCGGTCGAAATGCTGCGTACATTCGTCGTGCCTCCGAATCAGTATCAGTGTGAAAGATATCCCAAATCGCACGTCCGCGCAATTGGCCGCAGCTTTTCTTCTCCTTTTCGCCGTCTCCTGCAGCGCGCAGCCCCTGCGCCATCCGGTGAGCGGCCGGCTGATCGCGCCCGTCATGGGGGCCGCCGGCGCGCCGTGGCTCGAGCGGGCCGAGCGCGAGATCGAAGAACGGCCGAGCCTGGCCGTCCGGCTGCTCCGCATTCAGCCCGGCCAGACGGTCGCCGACATTGGCGCGGGCTCCGGCTACTACACCGAACTGTTGTCGAAAGCCGTCGGTCCCGGAGGCAAGGTTTACGCCACCGACATCCAGCCTGAAATGATCCGGCTGCTCGAACAGCGCATCCAGCGCAAACGGCTGGGGAACGTGGAGACGGTTCTGTCCACGGAAACCGATCCCCGCCTTCCTCCGGAATCGCTGGATCTCGCCCTGCTCGTGGACGTCTATCATGAGCTCGCGCGGCCGCAACAGGTGCTCCGCCGCATCCGCGAATCCCTCAAGCCTGGCGGCCGCCTCGTGCTGATCGAATTCCGCAAGGAAGATCCCAACGTGCCCATCCGGGAAGAGCACAAGATGAGCGTGGCCGAGGCGCGCGCCGAAGTCGAGCCCGAGGGCTTCGTCTTCGAACGCGTTTTGAACGATCTGCCCTGGCAGCATATCCTGATATTTCGCAAATGAAAGACGCGCGCTTTCCGTCCGAGCACGCTCTGGAGCGCGACGCCGCAACCGGCGCGCGCGTGCACAGGCTCACGGGCGCCCCGTGCATCAACCATCACACCTACTTCCTCAACTCCTCGCTGACCCCGGACGGGCAGTCGCTGATTTTTGCGAGCAACCGCACCGGCGCGTGGCAGCTCTTTTCCGTCGAGCCCTTCCCGGAGGGCGAGATCCGGCAGTGGACGGACGCTGCGCCAATCCATCCGTTTTCGCCCGCCATCCATCCGGGCGGCGAATCCGTTTACTTCGTGCGCGGCGGCTCGATCTGGGAGATCCGCAGGGACACGCTGGAAGAGCGGCTCGTCGCGCGCCGCGATCACGCGCAGTTCGGAGAAGTGTCGCTGTCGGCGGACGGAGAGTGGCTGACCGCCGCGGCAAGGATCGGCGGTGAATCCGGACTCGTTGCAGGCCGCAGGGACGGGCGGGACTGGATTTTCCATCGTTTCCCGCGCACCGTCATCCATCCGCAGTTCCACCCGCTCGAGCCGGAGTGGATCGAGTTCGCGGCGGACCCCGCCCCGCGCATGCACCGCATCCGGCGGGACGGCACGGGTCTTGAGTGCCTTTACGAACACTCCAATGACGAGTTCGTCGTCCACGAGACTTTCCTCGGGCGCACCGGCGACCTCGTCTATGTCGAGTGGCCCCGCGCGCTCTGGCGCCTGGACTGGACGACGAGGGAGCGGCGGCTCATCTGCGAATGCAACGCGTGGCACATCGCTCCCAACCGCGCCGGCACGCTGATCCTGTGCGATACCAACCACCCGGACCGCGGCCTGTTCCTGATCGACGCCGCCACCGGCGCGCAGCGCCTTGCCGCGCTCTCGCAGAGCTCGAACAGAGGCTCTCAGTGGATGAAGTCCCGCTATGCGCTGCCCGAAGACTTCGCCGCCGCGCGCGCGGCGCTGGGGGGCAATCTGAGCTGGATGGAGAACGCCGCTGATACGGTGTACGGTCCGCAGTACACGCACCCGCATCCCTCTTTCTCGCCTTCGGAGCGTCACGTGATTTTCACCAGCGACCGCAGCGGCCATCCGCAGGTCTACGCCGTGGAGCTCGATGGATAACCTCACACACTCGCTGACCGGCGTTCTGCTGGCCCGCACGGGACTGGCGCGCGGGGTGCCGTATGGAACGGCGCTGGCCGTGGGCGCGGCCAACTTCGCTGACATCGACATCATCACGGGCGCGCGGAGCTGGATCTGCTATCTGCATCACCACCGGGGTTTCACGCACTCGCTTGTCTGGCTGCCGCTGGTGGCCGCCGCGCCGCTCCCGCTGTGGTGGCTGCTCGCGCGGCGGCGCGGACCGGCGTCCCGTGCGCTGTGGCTCCGCGCGTATCTCATTTCCCTGGTCGCCGCGTTCACCCATCCGCTGCTCGACCTGCTCAATGTTTACGGAATCCGCCTGGGGACCCCGTTCACCGAGCGCTGGTATCACCTCGATCTGCTGTTCATCGTCGACGTCTGGGTCTGGGCGATTCTGCTCGTCTGCACGCTCGGGCCGATGCTCGCGCGGCTCGTGTATTCCGAGATCGGTTTCCGCCGCGCGCCAGGGCGCGGCATGGCGTGGCTGGGGCTCGCCGGCTTCGCCGCCGCCGTCGGCCTGCGCGCGCTGCTCCACGAGCAGGCCGTGCAGCAGCTGAATTCCCGCGTCTACGCGGGCGAGCCGCCCCGCCGCGTGCTCGCCACGCCCTCCCCTGCGAATCCGTGGAAGTGGACGGGCGTGGTCGAAACACGCTCCGCGTGGCGGCTGGTTCCTGTCGAACTCGGCCGCCCGTTCGATCCCGATGCGGGCACGGTGTTCTACAAGCCGGACACCGAACGGTTCCGCCCGATTGTGGCAGGCACGGAGACAGGGCGCGTGTTCCTGCACTTTTCCCAGGCGCCGTCGTGGTCGGTCATGCCCGCACCGGATCCCGAAGGCGCGGTGGTGGTCCGCATCACCGATCTCCGCTTCGGGCCGCCGGAAGGCAACGCTTTTGTCGTCACCTTCCTGATCGATGCCCAGGGCCGCGTGCTGCGCGAGGAATTCTCGTTCGGCCGCAGGCGCTGATCTCTTCAGCGTGGATGCGGCTTCAGAAGCGAAGGCGGACGGCGCGGCGGACCTGCGGCCGCGGAAAAGCCGCGGCCCGCGGCAGCCGGCATGCGCGGCTCCGCGGGCCGCTTTCTCCGTCTGGCTTTCAGGCCTTGAGCAGCAGTACTCCTACCGCCGTTCGAGCCGCACGGCCGTGTCTGTGGCCAGCCCATTCACGGTCAGCGTCACGTCCCCGGCGGCATCGGCCTGCACGGTTTCGGTCCGCACGGGCTGCCCGGTCGACGTGTTGTACCACGTCGCGGTGTAGGAGGCGTTGGCCGCGCCCATGGCCACTGTCACCGTGCCGCTCACCGCGGGCACGGCGGCGCCATCGGCCACGGCGCGCCACGTATGGCGGCGGTTGTCGATCCAGAGGTGCGCGCGGCCGCCTGCCGTGTCCTTCTGCCCCAGCACACGCAGGTCAGTGTGCGAGGCGCGCGCATCGGCGTCGCGGTAGCGGCCGTTGTTGAGCGGGATGCCGCTCATGAAGCGGTTCCAGTTGCCGTACAGGCCGTGGAGGCGGTAGTTGAAGATGTTGTCGGTGTACCAGTAGAGCGGATACACGCCGCCCGGGCCGCAGCGGGCCCAGATCATCTTATGCAGCCACACGCCGTTGCGGTCCTGCCGGAGGTCCGTGTCTTCCTCGTCGGTGGAGCGCGGGCCGTTGATGCCTTGCTCGCCCCACGTGGCCGGCTTGCCCCAGTTCATCTGGAGCGAGGCGCGGTCGTATTCGGCGAAGAAGCGGGCCGAATCGTTGGCCAGTTCGTCGCGGGGCTCGATCCAGCCGGCGCGCACGTACACATGGAAGTCGACGTTCGAAATGGGCGCGCTGTCGGGGTGCTTCCACGCCTCCTCGGCGAAGGTCGCCCAGGTGGACGTCGTCGCCGGATGCGGGTTGCCATCGGCGCCGGCCAGCGCG
This DNA window, taken from Bryobacteraceae bacterium, encodes the following:
- a CDS encoding oligogalacturonide lyase; amino-acid sequence: MKDARFPSEHALERDAATGARVHRLTGAPCINHHTYFLNSSLTPDGQSLIFASNRTGAWQLFSVEPFPEGEIRQWTDAAPIHPFSPAIHPGGESVYFVRGGSIWEIRRDTLEERLVARRDHAQFGEVSLSADGEWLTAAARIGGESGLVAGRRDGRDWIFHRFPRTVIHPQFHPLEPEWIEFAADPAPRMHRIRRDGTGLECLYEHSNDEFVVHETFLGRTGDLVYVEWPRALWRLDWTTRERRLICECNAWHIAPNRAGTLILCDTNHPDRGLFLIDAATGAQRLAALSQSSNRGSQWMKSRYALPEDFAAARAALGGNLSWMENAADTVYGPQYTHPHPSFSPSERHVIFTSDRSGHPQVYAVELDG